The following are encoded together in the Desulfococcus multivorans genome:
- a CDS encoding GAF domain-containing protein codes for MKPPGTRIDYAADGRDGTAQCAMEVSRIILSSAIPTFAVDKRHRVTHFNRACENLTGIRASDIIGTSRQWQPFYAHERPIMADFIIDGAPGEKFDEYYKGKYRPSEVVPGAYEAEDFFPDLGEEGKWLFFTAAPLKGTDGKIEGAIVTLQDVTREKQAAAQNRAMLRISLALPEHRDLGDLLDYISSEVRLLLGSEGALVILLDENTREYHFIGSSYEDADIQKRVKALRFNFDQIAAVEVIQTGKPIIINDIDRLKAYPDRDRKFGYHTRNLIEVPIKTGGRTIGVLAATNRIDGRFTPRDIDLLNTIAGTVAISIENAKISDELKRAYEEVSALNQAKDRAINHLSHELKTPVSIMGGVFGLLEDVLAGVAPEEWEVPMKIIRRNIRRIADIQAEVTDIMNNRYANGRRGLDEVFEQYVDHLALIAAQEVGLPHIVKRMRDRLHDALGLSGPGPATIRIAPFIRHRLKLLKPLFAHREVRLQFIENADGIVCMPEDHFAKIIDGLVRNGVENTPDGGEIVVSITEKDGGILVVVHDFGVGVPDVFQRRIFEGFFPIQNPTTYSTGTPFDFNAGGKGLDLLRIKIFSERYGFSIRMRSRYCPHAAARPGGCPGKISRCEACAGPADCRGSSETRVMLFFPEPEGLNSIER; via the coding sequence ATGAAACCGCCCGGAACCAGAATCGATTATGCTGCGGATGGACGAGACGGGACCGCGCAATGCGCCATGGAGGTGTCCCGAATCATCCTGAGCAGCGCCATTCCGACATTCGCCGTGGACAAGCGACATCGGGTGACGCATTTCAACCGGGCCTGTGAAAACCTTACCGGGATCCGGGCCTCGGACATCATCGGGACCTCGCGCCAGTGGCAGCCGTTTTACGCCCATGAACGCCCCATCATGGCGGACTTCATCATTGACGGCGCACCCGGAGAAAAATTTGACGAATACTATAAGGGAAAATATCGGCCGTCGGAGGTCGTCCCCGGGGCCTACGAGGCCGAGGATTTTTTTCCGGATCTTGGGGAGGAGGGCAAATGGTTGTTCTTTACGGCGGCCCCCCTCAAGGGGACGGATGGGAAGATTGAAGGCGCCATCGTCACCCTCCAGGACGTCACGCGTGAAAAACAGGCTGCCGCGCAGAATCGGGCCATGCTTCGCATCAGCCTTGCGCTGCCCGAGCATCGGGATCTGGGAGATCTTCTGGACTATATCAGCAGCGAGGTCCGATTGCTTCTGGGTAGTGAAGGCGCATTGGTCATCCTCCTGGATGAGAATACCAGGGAATATCATTTCATCGGATCGTCCTATGAGGACGCCGATATCCAGAAACGCGTCAAGGCGCTTCGGTTCAATTTTGATCAGATCGCCGCCGTCGAGGTCATCCAGACGGGAAAGCCAATCATCATAAATGATATCGATCGGTTAAAAGCTTATCCAGACCGAGATCGGAAGTTTGGATACCATACGCGGAATCTGATCGAGGTCCCTATCAAAACAGGCGGTCGAACCATCGGTGTTCTGGCGGCGACCAACCGGATTGACGGCCGGTTTACCCCCAGGGATATCGACTTGTTGAACACCATAGCCGGAACCGTTGCCATCTCGATCGAGAACGCCAAGATATCCGACGAGTTGAAGCGGGCCTACGAGGAGGTATCGGCGCTGAACCAGGCCAAGGACAGGGCCATCAACCATCTTTCCCACGAATTGAAAACACCCGTCTCCATCATGGGCGGTGTCTTCGGACTTCTGGAGGATGTCCTGGCCGGGGTTGCGCCGGAGGAATGGGAGGTGCCCATGAAAATTATCCGTCGGAACATCCGGCGGATCGCCGATATTCAGGCCGAGGTAACCGATATCATGAATAACCGGTACGCGAACGGGCGACGGGGATTGGACGAAGTCTTCGAACAGTATGTGGACCATCTGGCCCTGATCGCAGCACAGGAGGTTGGTTTGCCGCATATTGTGAAGCGGATGCGCGACCGACTCCACGATGCCTTGGGGCTGAGCGGCCCGGGTCCTGCGACCATCCGGATTGCACCCTTCATCCGACACCGCCTCAAATTGCTGAAGCCGCTGTTTGCCCATCGGGAGGTTCGCCTCCAATTCATTGAAAACGCTGACGGAATCGTTTGCATGCCTGAGGACCATTTCGCGAAGATTATCGACGGCCTGGTTCGGAACGGCGTCGAAAATACGCCGGACGGCGGCGAAATCGTCGTCTCGATTACAGAAAAAGATGGGGGTATTCTGGTGGTTGTCCATGATTTCGGTGTGGGTGTCCCGGATGTTTTCCAACGCCGGATTTTCGAGGGGTTCTTTCCGATTCAAAACCCGACGACCTACAGCACCGGAACTCCTTTTGATTTCAATGCCGGCGGGAAGGGGCTCGATCTGCTGCGGATAAAAATCTTTTCGGAAAGATACGGATTCAGCATCCGGATGCGTTCGCGATACTGTCCCCATGCCGCTGCAAGACCTGGCGGGTGTCCCGGCAAGATCTCCCGCTGTGAAGCCTGTGCCGGTCCGGCGGATTGCCGCGGCAGCAGTGAAACTCGGGTGATGTTGTTTTTTCCGGAACCGGAGGGTTTGAATTCAATCGAAAGATGA
- a CDS encoding Striatin: MLDGKGKPDDSGYKSPIRKLAKFFENSRDSWKSKCQEAKYKVKMLQNKLRYLEKRKAELNKRVKKLEEELQEYRQKKNDDG; this comes from the coding sequence ATGCTTGATGGGAAAGGAAAGCCTGATGATAGTGGCTACAAGAGTCCTATAAGGAAGCTGGCTAAATTCTTTGAAAACAGTCGAGATAGCTGGAAGTCCAAATGTCAGGAAGCAAAATACAAGGTCAAGATGCTCCAGAACAAGCTCCGGTATCTGGAGAAGAGAAAAGCTGAGCTAAATAAAAGGGTGAAAAAGCTGGAAGAGGAGCTGCAAGAATATCGGCAAAAAAAAAACGATGACGGATAA
- the iorB gene encoding indolepyruvate ferredoxin oxidoreductase subunit beta gives MDITRLIIVAVGGQGNLLASRVIGEAALLSDVPVRMSEIHGMAQRGGVVESAIVLGDAHSTIISDGEADLLVGFEPSETLRALPKCSADTTVITNLSPLSPFTVTTGQATYPDLKRIQELIQAKTARMIAFDATALAKQAGSVMAVNMVLLGAMAQTGILPISAESLKEAIRTKTKKAFVETNLKAFDLGFAAAG, from the coding sequence ATGGATATCACAAGACTGATTATCGTTGCCGTGGGAGGCCAGGGGAACCTGCTCGCCTCCCGCGTCATCGGGGAAGCGGCGCTCTTATCGGACGTTCCGGTCCGAATGAGTGAAATTCACGGCATGGCCCAACGCGGGGGTGTGGTTGAATCCGCCATTGTATTGGGTGATGCCCACAGCACGATCATCTCCGACGGGGAGGCCGATCTGCTGGTCGGCTTTGAACCCTCGGAAACCCTTCGGGCACTACCGAAATGCAGCGCCGACACGACGGTCATCACCAATCTCTCGCCGTTGTCTCCATTCACCGTCACCACCGGCCAGGCAACCTATCCCGACCTCAAGCGGATCCAGGAATTGATTCAGGCCAAGACCGCTCGCATGATCGCCTTTGATGCAACGGCCCTCGCCAAACAGGCAGGAAGCGTTATGGCGGTGAACATGGTCCTTCTGGGCGCCATGGCCCAGACCGGCATTCTGCCGATTTCGGCCGAAAGCCTCAAGGAGGCGATTCGCACCAAGACCAAGAAAGCGTTCGTGGAAACCAATCTCAAAGCCTTCGACCTCGGATTTGCCGCTGCCGGATAA
- the iorA gene encoding indolepyruvate ferredoxin oxidoreductase subunit alpha yields the protein MHRLLTDEPGRKMLLLGNDAIARGAVEAGLAFASTYPGTPSSEISANLFQISQETDLYFEYSTNEKVALEVAAAAANANVRAMCMMKHVGLNVASDVLMTLAYIGVKAGMVIVVADDPFMFSSQNEQDTRYYAKLSGLPMVEPSSVEEAKEMVPYAFDLSETLGEPVIFRTTTRVNHSNGVVTLGPLKPRVPNGDFTKDPLRYVCVPAVSRKLHVRLLDRWEQARKIADTSAINTIEGDGSWGIVCNGVSYNYAVDAVAALNIKNRTRILRLGFSHPMPGNLVKGFLKDCERVLVVEEGEPYMEESIKALAQEEGLTLPIRGKGQDLFSRLYEFDPVMVRKGIAACFDLPFTAPAPPDLSDLPEIPQRPPTLCAGCSHRATFYAVKKAAEGLDTIYPSDIGCYTLGFLPPLSMADFVVCMGASVGTACGFSKVTKKKVVAFIGDSTFFHSGIPGLINAVFNNHDFTLVILDNGTTAMTGHQPNPGVDMEKLNLHGYGRISIESVVKSLGVQHVTVIKPFKVKKSIAAVREAIEYKGVSVIISQEMCSLYAKGLKELKDRVFHVSDKCVNHRNCIDDLACPAFYIKDDRVHIDPDLCWGCAVCAQICPENAILPLKK from the coding sequence ATGCACAGATTATTAACCGATGAACCCGGCCGGAAAATGCTTCTCCTGGGCAACGACGCCATCGCCAGAGGAGCCGTCGAAGCCGGACTGGCTTTTGCCAGCACCTATCCGGGCACGCCCTCTTCGGAAATTTCCGCCAATCTTTTCCAGATATCCCAGGAGACCGATCTCTATTTCGAATACAGCACCAACGAGAAGGTCGCTCTCGAGGTCGCGGCGGCAGCGGCCAACGCAAACGTCCGCGCCATGTGCATGATGAAGCACGTCGGCCTGAACGTCGCATCGGATGTGCTGATGACCCTCGCCTATATTGGTGTAAAGGCCGGCATGGTCATCGTGGTCGCTGACGATCCATTCATGTTTTCGAGCCAGAACGAACAGGACACCCGTTACTACGCCAAACTCTCCGGACTTCCAATGGTGGAACCCTCATCCGTCGAGGAGGCCAAGGAGATGGTCCCTTATGCATTCGACTTGTCGGAAACCCTGGGCGAACCCGTGATTTTCCGGACAACCACCCGGGTCAACCATTCCAACGGCGTCGTCACCCTGGGCCCTCTGAAACCCCGTGTCCCCAATGGGGACTTCACCAAGGATCCTCTTCGATATGTTTGCGTGCCGGCTGTCTCCAGAAAACTCCATGTACGCCTGCTGGATAGGTGGGAACAGGCACGCAAGATCGCCGACACATCAGCAATCAACACGATCGAAGGCGACGGATCCTGGGGCATCGTCTGCAACGGCGTCAGCTACAATTATGCCGTAGACGCCGTAGCAGCCCTGAACATCAAGAACAGGACCCGAATCCTGCGCCTGGGCTTCTCCCATCCAATGCCCGGAAACCTGGTCAAAGGCTTTCTCAAAGACTGCGAACGCGTCCTGGTCGTGGAGGAGGGAGAGCCTTACATGGAGGAGTCCATCAAAGCCCTGGCCCAGGAAGAGGGGTTGACGCTTCCCATTCGCGGCAAGGGTCAGGATCTTTTCTCGCGTCTGTACGAATTTGATCCGGTTATGGTCCGGAAAGGCATTGCCGCCTGCTTCGACCTGCCCTTCACCGCCCCTGCCCCTCCCGACCTGTCGGATCTCCCCGAGATCCCCCAGAGACCGCCGACACTCTGCGCCGGCTGCTCTCATCGCGCCACCTTCTACGCGGTAAAAAAAGCCGCGGAGGGCCTCGACACCATATACCCGTCGGATATCGGCTGCTATACCCTGGGATTTCTGCCGCCCCTGTCCATGGCCGACTTCGTGGTCTGCATGGGCGCATCCGTCGGCACCGCCTGCGGTTTTTCCAAGGTGACAAAGAAAAAAGTGGTCGCTTTCATCGGGGATTCGACCTTTTTTCACTCGGGAATTCCCGGCCTCATCAACGCGGTTTTCAACAATCACGATTTCACCCTCGTCATTCTCGACAACGGCACCACGGCCATGACCGGACATCAGCCAAACCCCGGCGTGGATATGGAGAAATTGAATCTGCACGGCTATGGCCGCATCTCCATCGAATCGGTGGTCAAATCGTTGGGGGTTCAGCACGTGACGGTGATCAAGCCCTTCAAGGTCAAAAAGAGCATTGCGGCTGTCCGGGAAGCCATCGAATACAAGGGCGTATCCGTGATCATCTCTCAGGAAATGTGCTCCCTCTACGCCAAGGGGCTCAAGGAACTCAAGGATCGCGTCTTTCATGTCAGCGACAAATGCGTGAATCATCGGAACTGTATCGACGATCTGGCCTGTCCGGCTTTCTACATCAAAGACGATCGGGTCCATATCGATCCCGACCTTTGCTGGGGGTGCGCCGTCTGCGCCCAGATTTGCCCGGAAAATGCTATTTTGCCGCTGAAAAAATGA
- a CDS encoding XTP/dITP diphosphatase, translated as MDPRRILVIATRNQGKTAEIRDILRDFPVEIKNLDDFGPIPEIEEDGETFDDNAYKKASFTARVLGFPALADDSGLVVAALDGRPGIHSARYGGAGITDRERCEKLLAELEGAANRKAAFECVISIAVPSGPALTYEGRCEGEIARSPDGVNGFGYDPVFYYPPMGKTFARLTREEKNRVSHRGKALMEVREEFDKILKWIDIHMPAPERVGCRADTSSTR; from the coding sequence GTGGACCCTCGCAGGATACTTGTAATCGCCACCCGGAATCAAGGCAAAACAGCAGAAATTCGCGATATTTTGCGGGATTTCCCGGTGGAAATCAAAAATTTGGATGATTTTGGTCCGATCCCCGAAATCGAAGAAGACGGTGAAACCTTCGACGATAATGCCTACAAAAAGGCGAGTTTCACTGCCAGGGTATTGGGCTTTCCGGCCCTTGCGGATGATTCGGGCCTCGTAGTGGCGGCTCTGGACGGCAGACCGGGTATCCATTCCGCCCGATACGGAGGGGCGGGCATCACCGACAGGGAACGATGCGAAAAGCTGCTGGCGGAACTCGAGGGCGCGGCAAATCGAAAAGCGGCGTTTGAATGCGTTATTTCCATCGCGGTGCCGTCCGGACCGGCGCTGACTTACGAGGGGCGTTGCGAAGGGGAGATCGCCCGGTCCCCTGACGGCGTCAATGGATTCGGATATGACCCGGTGTTCTATTATCCGCCCATGGGCAAAACCTTCGCCCGGCTGACCCGAGAGGAAAAGAACCGTGTCAGTCACCGGGGAAAAGCCTTGATGGAGGTCCGTGAAGAATTCGACAAGATATTGAAATGGATCGATATCCATATGCCGGCTCCCGAAAGGGTCGGTTGTCGGGCCGATACTTCGTCGACCCGGTAA
- a CDS encoding phosphoenolpyruvate carboxykinase (ATP), with protein sequence MAYRKQLDDMLRNHGDLRRNPDRRAAIRDAVARREAFVAANGCLATWTPADSTGRAPMDTMIVRRPDTDGNIDWDSPNNLPIDAETFDMLWKDALTVLGRKKTLYITDRVVGADASYALPVQTITDRSLTALFTLNMFRAVPADIQNSIFAEKGFTLVVLPYDKIDGSRYEGRLRKLKNGRVSHMAIIMDFSKRLGLVYGSAYGGSVKKLIFTVMNYYLPLENILPIHCSANENAHGDLSLFLGLSGTGKTTLSAAPGRALLGDDEHGWSENGIANFENGCYAKLIDLNPEKEPEIFQAVFHEDDYLNHGAIVENAMMYPNGCFDLCDDRLTPNSRASYPLRFLSNIKPSSTGNHPSNIIFLTADANGVIPPVSRLNSAQAMLWFLMGYTSKLAGTETGIVDPVSTFSRFFGQPFMPCLPHIYSDLLGLKMREHRTNVYLINTGWSGGPYGIGQRMDITMTRAMVNAALDGKLQDVEYREDALFHLEVPLSCPDVPAEILTPEHTWADKADYHKRALKLSWEFSDYFNKAYGNKNIDPDVRKECPGK encoded by the coding sequence ATGGCGTACAGAAAACAGCTTGACGACATGTTACGTAATCATGGTGATTTAAGACGAAATCCGGACCGAAGAGCGGCCATACGGGATGCCGTTGCGCGAAGGGAAGCCTTTGTCGCGGCGAACGGCTGCCTGGCCACCTGGACCCCTGCCGATTCCACGGGTCGTGCACCCATGGACACCATGATTGTTCGTCGTCCCGACACGGACGGAAATATCGATTGGGATTCTCCCAACAATCTGCCCATCGACGCCGAGACCTTCGACATGCTCTGGAAGGACGCCCTGACCGTTCTCGGACGGAAAAAGACGCTTTACATCACCGACCGGGTCGTGGGCGCCGACGCGTCCTATGCCCTTCCCGTACAGACGATCACCGATCGCTCCCTTACCGCGCTGTTCACGCTGAACATGTTCCGCGCGGTTCCCGCCGATATTCAAAACAGCATTTTCGCCGAAAAAGGGTTTACCCTCGTGGTTCTGCCCTACGACAAGATCGACGGCTCCCGCTATGAGGGACGGTTGAGAAAACTCAAGAACGGCCGGGTTTCCCATATGGCCATCATCATGGACTTTTCGAAGCGATTGGGCCTGGTTTATGGATCCGCTTACGGCGGCAGTGTGAAAAAATTGATTTTCACAGTGATGAACTATTACCTGCCCCTGGAGAATATCCTGCCCATCCACTGCTCTGCCAATGAAAATGCGCATGGTGATCTGAGTCTGTTTCTGGGGCTTTCGGGGACCGGTAAAACAACCCTCTCGGCCGCTCCCGGCCGTGCGCTTCTGGGGGATGACGAGCACGGGTGGAGCGAGAACGGAATCGCCAATTTCGAGAACGGATGCTACGCCAAGCTCATCGATCTCAATCCCGAAAAAGAACCGGAAATCTTTCAGGCCGTGTTCCATGAGGACGACTACCTCAACCACGGCGCCATCGTGGAAAACGCCATGATGTACCCGAACGGCTGCTTCGATCTGTGCGATGACCGCCTGACGCCCAATAGCCGGGCCTCCTATCCCCTTCGTTTTCTGAGCAACATCAAGCCTTCGTCCACCGGGAATCACCCAAGCAATATCATTTTTCTTACCGCCGACGCCAACGGCGTCATTCCACCGGTGTCCCGACTGAATTCCGCTCAGGCCATGCTCTGGTTCCTGATGGGATATACGAGCAAACTGGCTGGAACCGAAACCGGCATCGTCGATCCGGTATCCACCTTCTCCCGCTTCTTCGGCCAGCCGTTCATGCCGTGTCTTCCCCATATCTACTCCGATCTGCTCGGTTTGAAAATGCGGGAACATCGCACGAATGTCTACCTCATCAACACCGGATGGAGCGGTGGCCCGTACGGCATAGGCCAACGAATGGACATCACCATGACCCGCGCCATGGTGAACGCCGCACTTGACGGAAAGCTCCAGGACGTGGAATACCGCGAAGACGCTCTTTTTCATCTGGAGGTCCCCCTTTCCTGTCCCGACGTTCCAGCGGAGATTTTGACGCCGGAGCACACCTGGGCGGACAAGGCTGATTACCACAAGCGCGCATTGAAGCTTTCCTGGGAATTCAGTGATTATTTCAACAAGGCGTACGGCAACAAAAACATCGATCCGGATGTCCGAAAGGAGTGCCCCGGAAAGTAA
- a CDS encoding AmpG family muropeptide MFS transporter yields MNAPIVKMVFSPRMLVAFLMGFSCGMPLLLTITVLQAWMKEEGVDLSVIGLMALVGLPYTVKFLWAPFLDRYSLPFLGRRRGWLLVAQAALALALVVLGLTRPATHPWLVAFAAFWVTFFSATQDIVVDAYRREDLSDNELGLGSSLYINGYRVGMLLASGGGLIMADYMSFSMVYCIMALCMAPGILTTLLAREPEVVDIPPKSLRSAVVDPLIEYFSRENAVWILAFVLFYKIGDTMALAMTTPFYLDVGFTKTEIGTVVKLFGFWATIGGSLVGGIIMLRLGINRSLWIFGIFQMVSILGFAALARVGYSLPALSGVIVFENLSGGMGTAAYAAFMASITNKKFTATQYALLSSLMGIPRVMAAAPTGFLAARLGWEGFFIFCTVMAVPGMLLLLKFAPYRAER; encoded by the coding sequence TTGAACGCTCCGATAGTCAAGATGGTTTTCAGCCCCCGCATGCTGGTGGCCTTTCTGATGGGATTTTCCTGCGGGATGCCCCTGCTGTTGACGATCACCGTACTGCAGGCATGGATGAAGGAAGAGGGGGTCGATCTGTCCGTGATCGGACTGATGGCGCTGGTCGGCCTTCCTTACACGGTCAAATTTTTATGGGCGCCTTTCCTGGACCGCTACAGTCTGCCTTTTCTGGGGCGCCGACGGGGATGGCTTCTGGTGGCCCAGGCAGCCTTGGCCCTGGCGCTGGTGGTATTGGGCCTGACCCGACCGGCGACGCATCCCTGGCTGGTGGCTTTCGCGGCATTCTGGGTGACCTTTTTCAGCGCCACCCAGGACATTGTCGTCGATGCCTATCGCCGTGAGGACCTGTCGGACAACGAACTGGGACTGGGCTCCTCCCTTTATATCAACGGCTACCGGGTCGGCATGCTGCTGGCCTCGGGTGGTGGGCTGATCATGGCCGACTACATGTCGTTCTCCATGGTGTACTGCATCATGGCCCTCTGCATGGCCCCCGGCATTTTGACCACCTTGCTGGCTCGAGAGCCGGAGGTTGTCGATATCCCCCCCAAAAGTCTCAGGTCCGCCGTAGTGGATCCCTTGATCGAGTATTTCAGCAGGGAGAACGCCGTCTGGATACTGGCTTTTGTCCTCTTTTACAAAATAGGGGACACTATGGCTCTGGCAATGACCACGCCGTTTTATCTGGATGTGGGGTTCACCAAAACGGAAATCGGCACCGTAGTGAAACTCTTCGGTTTCTGGGCTACCATCGGCGGTAGTCTCGTGGGGGGCATCATTATGCTCCGTTTGGGCATCAACCGCTCTCTCTGGATCTTTGGCATTTTTCAAATGGTTTCCATTTTGGGATTTGCGGCGCTTGCCCGGGTCGGCTACAGTTTGCCGGCTCTGTCGGGGGTCATCGTTTTCGAGAACCTGAGCGGTGGTATGGGGACGGCCGCCTATGCCGCTTTTATGGCGAGCATCACCAATAAAAAATTTACGGCCACCCAGTACGCCCTGCTCAGCAGTCTTATGGGAATTCCCAGGGTCATGGCCGCGGCGCCCACCGGATTTCTCGCCGCACGCCTGGGATGGGAGGGATTTTTCATATTCTGCACCGTCATGGCCGTCCCGGGAATGTTGCTGCTGCTCAAATTTGCACCTTATCGGGCGGAGCGTTGA
- a CDS encoding DUF6178 family protein → MNEIKEIITPATRLRELAQRRTEILSMPPENARNAILESPQPAALVHSIREEDFYFLIHDIGVEDALELLGLASDRQWDFILDMGMWEKDRISMPDWTRWLNRLMKADPHRLVRWISEERAADFEYYLYRNIQLAVREHDQDPSDFGEGFHTYDDTLYVKFGKTLYDPERKPDAIEERDAFLDEFLFRLAADDHILYYNLLVESQAVIPAEYEEEAYRLRNIRMDEKGFKPFEEAVGIYQPLSTDNFFRGRQKRYPVRSLSGEGDAPFYPFNIMAPDSLFARGLEFLGDWQWHASLRNEFAGLCNRIVSADRQPVEEREALRSVVKKVCGYVSIGIAALTDRNDPSPGRAAMLIRQYPMEDIFRVGYGKALDLKWRAERWRKESWAEEHGLPLSFWGEAWLGVIGGLLIRRPLFFDNYRTGVLYREFHTMADITATRKVLDQVIALDELFGLMEGVAFRFPRRMLTWQQLLLTLWARWSTGYDGDRLAMPLSTFIPFYRELWEGSLPSRRISDAARERFLKWLAHAARLDAYVLSSKFRETLEALFDAVENEYQAVSEVHLDPRHIHLFMLT, encoded by the coding sequence ATGAATGAAATCAAAGAGATCATCACCCCGGCAACCCGCCTTCGCGAGCTGGCGCAGCGGCGTACCGAAATTCTTTCCATGCCCCCGGAGAACGCCCGCAACGCCATCTTGGAGAGTCCTCAGCCTGCTGCCCTGGTGCATTCCATCCGTGAAGAGGATTTCTATTTCTTGATCCACGATATCGGCGTGGAAGACGCTCTGGAGTTGCTGGGCCTTGCGTCCGACCGGCAATGGGACTTCATCCTGGATATGGGCATGTGGGAAAAAGATCGGATTTCCATGCCCGATTGGACCCGATGGCTCAACCGCCTCATGAAGGCCGATCCCCATCGGTTGGTGAGATGGATTTCCGAAGAGCGCGCTGCGGATTTCGAATACTATCTCTACAGAAACATTCAGTTGGCCGTCCGCGAACACGATCAGGATCCGTCGGATTTCGGGGAGGGATTTCATACCTATGACGATACGTTGTATGTGAAGTTTGGGAAAACCCTATATGATCCGGAGAGAAAGCCCGACGCCATCGAGGAGAGGGATGCCTTTCTGGATGAATTCCTCTTCCGACTTGCTGCGGATGATCACATCCTTTATTATAATCTCCTGGTGGAATCCCAGGCTGTGATTCCCGCGGAATATGAAGAGGAGGCCTATCGTCTGCGCAATATCCGGATGGATGAAAAGGGGTTCAAGCCCTTTGAAGAGGCTGTCGGCATATACCAACCGCTTTCGACGGACAATTTTTTCAGGGGGCGGCAAAAGCGTTATCCGGTCAGATCTCTTTCGGGGGAGGGCGATGCACCGTTTTATCCTTTCAATATAATGGCCCCGGACAGTCTTTTTGCCCGCGGTCTGGAATTTCTGGGCGACTGGCAATGGCATGCAAGCCTTCGAAATGAGTTCGCCGGGCTCTGCAACCGAATTGTTTCGGCCGATCGGCAGCCGGTTGAAGAGCGCGAAGCGCTTCGGTCCGTCGTTAAAAAGGTTTGCGGATATGTCAGTATCGGAATTGCCGCGCTGACGGACCGGAACGACCCCTCCCCGGGCCGGGCCGCGATGCTGATCCGACAATATCCTATGGAGGATATCTTCAGGGTCGGTTACGGCAAGGCTCTCGATCTCAAATGGCGGGCCGAACGGTGGCGAAAGGAGAGTTGGGCTGAAGAGCATGGGCTTCCCTTGAGCTTCTGGGGAGAGGCCTGGCTGGGGGTTATTGGAGGGCTTCTCATACGTCGACCGCTCTTTTTTGATAATTATCGAACGGGGGTTCTCTATCGGGAATTCCATACCATGGCGGATATCACGGCGACCCGGAAAGTGCTGGATCAGGTGATCGCCCTGGATGAACTTTTCGGGCTGATGGAGGGGGTTGCCTTCCGGTTTCCGCGCCGGATGCTGACCTGGCAGCAGCTATTGCTGACCCTGTGGGCCCGCTGGTCCACCGGATACGACGGCGATCGTCTCGCCATGCCCCTGTCGACCTTCATACCTTTCTACCGGGAGCTTTGGGAAGGCAGTCTGCCCTCGCGAAGAATCAGCGATGCTGCAAGGGAGCGGTTCTTGAAATGGCTCGCCCATGCCGCGCGCCTGGATGCCTATGTTCTGTCCAGCAAGTTCCGGGAGACTCTGGAGGCGCTGTTTGACGCTGTGGAAAATGAATACCAGGCGGTTTCGGAAGTGCATCTCGATCCCAGACATATCCATTTATTCATGTTGACTTGA
- a CDS encoding FmdB family zinc ribbon protein translates to MPIYEFKCLECNEYFEILVTRTDEAVDMACPKCRAQNFERVMSTTNYAMAAGGASAGVKAQTRQCSSGSCTTYEVPGMTR, encoded by the coding sequence ATGCCGATTTATGAATTTAAATGTTTGGAGTGCAACGAGTATTTTGAAATCCTGGTCACCCGCACCGACGAAGCGGTAGACATGGCCTGTCCAAAGTGCCGGGCCCAGAATTTTGAGCGGGTCATGAGCACGACCAACTACGCCATGGCCGCCGGCGGGGCGTCTGCCGGTGTCAAGGCCCAGACCCGTCAATGCTCGAGCGGATCCTGCACCACCTACGAAGTTCCCGGAATGACGCGCTGA